Genomic DNA from Streptomyces sp. NBC_01571:
CTCCGGCTGCTTTCTCTCTCCTCCTCCACTGACACCCAGTCATATAAATGCCCGTTCCGCCAACAGAGGCATCGTCTTTCCGGCACGTCGGTCACCCGCGCGGGTGACGGAACGAGGGGAAATTCCGCTCCTCTGCTCGGCGGAGCGGGCGTGGAAGGGTGCGCGCCGCGATTCCGCGGGAATTCCCGTTCGTGGATCGGCTTTCGCCCGCGAGACGCAGCCGTCGCCGCCCGGCGTGAGCGGCGCGGGCGTCGTCCCGGCATTGCTCCGAGTGGCCGCGCGTCCGTCTCGTCCAGCCGTGCTTCATCCCGATGGATGACGCGAGCGCCGCGGCCCAGCCGTCGGCGGGCGGCGTACGGCGACGTAAGGCATAGGGCTGGAGACGGTGGGGCGGTACGGGTGCGGAGACGGTGGGGCGGTACGGGGGCGAACGCCGCGGCGGCCGAACGTCACGTCGCGGGGGACGGGTTCGGGGCGCGCCGCGAACCGTCCGGGCCGCTCGGCGACGAGCCGCGCGGGAGCCCGGCCGTGGCGGCCCACGGCCGGCCGGGGCGTCGAGTCCCCGGCGCCGGGTCTGTTCATGACGGCCCCGGGAACAGACCCGGGACCGGCTCCGACGACGAGCTCGGGTGCCGGACACGGTGAGGTGTCCGGCACCCGGTGCGTCGTACGGGCATCCTGCTGGTGCCGCGTGCTAGCGACGCGACGTGGCTCGGCCTCGCCGGTACAGGACGGCGCCGCCGATCAGCAGCGCTGCGCTGGCGGCCGAGAACCCGAGCACGTCCTCACTGCCCGTCTGGGCCAGGGAGGGCGGAGCGGGAGGGGTGACGGGCGGCGTCACCGGCGGAGTGACGGGCGGCGTCACCGGCGGTGTCACCGGCGGTGTCACCGGCGGCGTCACCGGCGGAGTCACCGGCGGCGGGGTGGTGGGGGGCGGCGGAGTGGTCGGCGGCGTCGTGGGAGGCGGCGGCGGGGTGTCGCCGTAGCCGTTCTCGCAGTCGTTGCCGAACGCGGGGTTTCCGATGCCGATCACGTTCACCGAGTCGCCGCAGGCGTTCACCGGGATGTCCACCGGGGCCTGCACGGTGTTGCCCGACCCGATGCCGGGCGAACCGTGCGTCTCGCCGTACGCCGAGGCACCGGAGCCCAGCGAGCCGGAGCCCAGGGAACCCGAGCCCACGCCGGAGCCGGCCGAGTCGTTGCCGGTGGGGCCGCTGTAAGGGCCCGACCCGTGGTGGTCAGTGTGACCACCCACGTGCCCGACCCGGCCCACCTGGTGGACGGGCTGGTGCCTCACGCCACGCGACCCTTGCGAACCCGAGCCGTTGGCGCAGGAGTTCCCGAAGGCCGGGTTGAGCGCGGCGATCACGTTGACGGTGTTGCCGCAGACGTTCACCGGCACGTTCAGCGGAACCTGAAGCGTGTTGCCCGATGCGACGCCGGGCGAGTCCGCCGTGCCGCCGTTCGCCTGCGAGTCCGCGAACGCGGGGGTGCCGTACAGGGACAGGATGCTCGTCGTGGCCGCGGCCATGACCATTCCCTTGCTCAGGGTCTGTCGCAATCTCTTGTCCTCCCTGTGTGAAGAAGTGAGAAGTGATAAGTGAGGAAGGCCGGCCCCGGAGCCGGCAAGGCGGTCCAAGGCCGGCCGTGACACAGCCGGGTGACTGGTGTCCTGTCGCGTCAGTCGTTGGCGCAGGCGCCGCCGAAGGCCGGGTTGAGCAGGCCGATGACGTCGATCGAGTCGCCGCACACGTTGACGGGAATGTGCACGGGAACCTGGACCGCGTTGCCCGAGAGGACACCCGGGGAACCCATGGCGGCGCCCTCGGCACCGGAGTCCGCGAAGGCCGGGGCGGCCATACCCAGGGCCATGATCGCGCCGGCGACGACAGCAGCGCTCTTCTTGTGCTTCACGTGCTTTCCCTTCTCTGCGGTCATGCCCCTATGACGGCCGAAGCCGAGCGAGCGCAACAGGAACGGCTCGCTTCATGACCTGCAGGCTGTAAACGAGGCCGGGACGCCGGAAGAAACTGCGGAACGCACGCCGTTTGGGAATTCACTCGAATTGCCCTGTTTCCCTGGCGGGACCGAGGCCGCACAAGAGAAGAAACGCTTCCCTGAATTGCCGGGAAGAGCAGCGGGCCGCCCGCGTCGAACGCGACGGGCGGCCCGAGCCTCTTCGAGGCGAAGATTCAGCGGCGACGGTCAGTGGTTGCCGACACCGTTGCCCGACAGGACCGGGATGTCGTCCACCAGGTGCGACAGCGGCTCGTCACCCTTGGCCTGGGTCGAGTTCTCGGCGCACTGCTGGTTCTGCGGGGCCGACAGGACCGGAATGTCCTGGACGGCGACGGGCACGAGGACCCCGACGAGCGAGCCGGCGTTCGCCTTGGCCGGCAGGCCGACACAGAGCTTGTTCAGCGAGCCCTGCGCGAGGCTGAGCTGCGGGCTCATGTTGCCGCCGGTCACCGAGTTGCCGAACGACTGGGTGGCGCCGTTCCCGCTGACCGAGGTCGTACCGCTGTCGTCACCGATGGCAAGCGCCTGGGGCGCGGCCGCCGCCGAGACACCGACGACGGAAGCGGCGACCGCCGCCGCGGCCATTGCCTTCTTGAACATTTCGCGTTCCTTTCCTGGCAGAGACACGTGTTCCTGCCCTGGCATCAACCCGGCGGCCTCGCATTGGTTTCGGTGGTTCACCCGGTTGGCCCGTTCAGCGGACGGTAATGCGCGGGAATCCATGGCGCGCGCGAGCCCGGAGTCCCTCTTCGATGTGCGCCATCGGAGTGAATGGGAGCAACCAAGGACGTCCGCCGCAGTTGACCAGTGCGCTCCGGTGGACGGGGTTTCTCCAGAAGGGACTAGCTAGTGATCAAGAAGGTTATGGCCGCCGCCGCGGTCGCCGCTTCCGTCGTCGGCGTTTCCGCCGCGGCCGCGCCGCAGGCGCTGGCCATCGGAAACGACGGTGGCACGACGTCCACCAGCGGTAACGGTGCCACCCAGTCGTACGGAAACTCGGCGACGTTCGGCAACATGAGCCCGCAGATGGCGCTCATCCAGGGCTCCCTGAACAAGCCCTGCATCGGCCTGCCGGCCAAGGCGAACCTCGGCTCGCTCATCGGCGCCGTGCCGATCAGCGTCCAGGACGTCCCGATCCTGTCGGCTCCGCAGAACCAGCAGTGCGTCGAGAACTCGACCCAGGCCAAGGGCGACGAGCCGCTGTCGCACATCCTGGACGACATCCCGGTCCTCTCCGGCAACGGTACGGGCAACAGGTAATCCCTCTCGCAGTCCTCTTCCTGAGTTCTCGTCAGCGGGCCGCCGAGCATTCGGCGGCCCGTCGGCGTTTCCCGGACCCTTCCGACTCTTCACACATTCGGCTCTTCATGCATTCCCTTCTTTCCTTCTTCAGCTCTTCGGCTTGCCCGCTCCTCAGGCAAATTCCTTTCCCGGCCGCATGGTTCGCCGCGCTTCGGCCGTGGCGTCTTCTTTCAGGGGAGCTCACCGGCGTACACGTGGCGAATCGAGCTCTCCGGGCGCTGCGCCGAATGGGGCACAACCCGAAACCCCGGCGCGGCTACGGCAGTTGATGATCATGCAGCTCCTCCCCAGGAGTCCGCTTTCCGAAGGGAACGAACATGAAGAAGCTGTGGGCAACCGCCGCTATCGCCGCTTCCGTCGCCGGCATCTCGGCCGTGGCCGCCCCCCAGGCCCTGGCGATCGGTGACGACGGTGGCACCACGTCCGTCAGTGGCAACGGAGCCGAGCAGTCGTTCGGCAACTCCGCCACGTTCGGCAGCATGAGCCCGCAGCTCTCGCTGGTCCAGGGTTCGCTGAACAAGCCGTGCGTCGGCCTGCCCGCGAAGGTCAACGCCGGTTCGCTCGTCGGCCTGGTCCCGATCGCCGTGCAGGACATCCCGGTCCTGTCGGCCCCGCAGAACCAGCAGTGCGTCGAGAACTCGACCCAGGCCAAGGGCGACGAGCCGCTGTCGCACATCCTGGACCAGATCCCGGTCCTCTCCGGCAACGGCGCCAACAACGGCTGATCCCCACATCGCGAGGAGCGGGCCGTCGAGCATCTCGGCGGCCCGCTCTTCGCGTGTTCAGGTCCCGTACAGCGCCTCGATCTCGGCCGCGTACGCGGTCGCCACCGCATGGCGCCTGACCTTCAGGGACGGCGTGAGCAGTCCGTTGGCCTCGGTGAACTCGTCCGCCACCAGGGCGAAGGCGCGGATGGACTCGGCCCGCGAGACCGCGCCGTTCGCGTGGTCCACGGCCTTCTGGACATCGGCGCGCAGCGAAGGGTCCCTCACGAGTTCGGACAGCGGGGTGCCGGCGGGACGGCCGCGGACGGCGAGCCAGTGGGCGACGGCCTCGGGGTCGAGGCTGATCAGGGCGGCGA
This window encodes:
- a CDS encoding rodlin, which codes for MKKLWATAAIAASVAGISAVAAPQALAIGDDGGTTSVSGNGAEQSFGNSATFGSMSPQLSLVQGSLNKPCVGLPAKVNAGSLVGLVPIAVQDIPVLSAPQNQQCVENSTQAKGDEPLSHILDQIPVLSGNGANNG
- a CDS encoding chaplin, with the protein product MRQTLSKGMVMAAATTSILSLYGTPAFADSQANGGTADSPGVASGNTLQVPLNVPVNVCGNTVNVIAALNPAFGNSCANGSGSQGSRGVRHQPVHQVGRVGHVGGHTDHHGSGPYSGPTGNDSAGSGVGSGSLGSGSLGSGASAYGETHGSPGIGSGNTVQAPVDIPVNACGDSVNVIGIGNPAFGNDCENGYGDTPPPPPTTPPTTPPPPTTPPPVTPPVTPPVTPPVTPPVTPPVTPPVTPPVTPPAPPSLAQTGSEDVLGFSAASAALLIGGAVLYRRGRATSRR
- a CDS encoding chaplin, which produces MTAEKGKHVKHKKSAAVVAGAIMALGMAAPAFADSGAEGAAMGSPGVLSGNAVQVPVHIPVNVCGDSIDVIGLLNPAFGGACAND
- a CDS encoding rodlin: MFKKAMAAAAVAASVVGVSAAAAPQALAIGDDSGTTSVSGNGATQSFGNSVTGGNMSPQLSLAQGSLNKLCVGLPAKANAGSLVGVLVPVAVQDIPVLSAPQNQQCAENSTQAKGDEPLSHLVDDIPVLSGNGVGNH
- a CDS encoding rodlin, which gives rise to MIKKVMAAAAVAASVVGVSAAAAPQALAIGNDGGTTSTSGNGATQSYGNSATFGNMSPQMALIQGSLNKPCIGLPAKANLGSLIGAVPISVQDVPILSAPQNQQCVENSTQAKGDEPLSHILDDIPVLSGNGTGNR